A part of Blastopirellula marina genomic DNA contains:
- a CDS encoding AAA family ATPase, translated as MSSENDAAAAAKLAESYELLQREIGRVIVGQQEVVEQLLISLFAGGHCLLEGVPGLAKTLMVRSLANALHLEFNRIQFTPDLMPSDITGTEIIQEDRATGERAYRFVRGPIFSNVILADEINRTPPKTQAALLESMQEKQVTAGGSKHALPSPFFVLATQNPIEQEGTYPLPEAQLDRFMFNVRIDYPSELEELEIVKRTTADIDTKINPLLTGEEILQLSQVVRRVPVADPVAQYAIRLVRLTRKGEGNQSPMAPYIQWGAGPRASQFLVLGAKARAILHGREFATTDDIKAVALPVLRHRIRTSFNADAEGITTDHVIQKILDSTPTTVEDSNFAEAFRSSDAG; from the coding sequence ATGAGTAGCGAAAACGATGCCGCCGCCGCGGCGAAACTGGCCGAATCTTACGAATTGTTGCAGCGTGAGATTGGCCGAGTGATTGTCGGCCAGCAAGAGGTCGTCGAACAGCTCTTGATCTCGCTCTTCGCTGGCGGTCACTGCTTGCTGGAAGGCGTTCCAGGTTTAGCCAAGACGTTGATGGTTCGGTCGCTCGCCAACGCGTTGCACCTGGAATTCAATCGCATTCAGTTCACGCCTGACTTAATGCCGTCCGATATCACGGGAACGGAAATCATTCAGGAAGACCGTGCTACCGGAGAACGAGCCTACCGCTTTGTCCGTGGTCCGATCTTCAGCAATGTCATCCTGGCGGACGAAATCAACCGAACGCCTCCGAAGACGCAAGCTGCGCTGCTCGAATCGATGCAGGAAAAGCAAGTTACCGCTGGAGGATCAAAACATGCGTTGCCGTCTCCCTTCTTTGTCCTCGCGACGCAAAACCCAATTGAGCAGGAAGGGACCTATCCGCTCCCCGAAGCCCAGTTGGACCGCTTCATGTTCAATGTGCGGATCGATTACCCATCGGAATTGGAAGAGTTGGAAATCGTCAAACGGACGACCGCCGACATCGATACCAAGATTAATCCCCTGTTGACCGGCGAAGAGATCCTTCAGCTTTCCCAAGTAGTACGTCGCGTACCAGTTGCTGACCCGGTTGCTCAGTACGCAATTCGCCTGGTGCGGCTCACTCGTAAAGGGGAAGGAAACCAATCTCCGATGGCTCCCTATATTCAATGGGGTGCCGGTCCCCGGGCCAGCCAGTTCCTGGTTTTGGGTGCTAAGGCGCGTGCGATCTTGCATGGCCGCGAGTTCGCTACGACTGACGACATCAAAGCGGTTGCCTTACCGGTTTTGCGTCATCGTATCCGCACGAGCTTCAATGCCGATGCGGAAGGCATCACCACCGATCACGTCATTCAGAAGATTTTGGATTCGACACCTACCACGGTAGAGGACAGCAATTTTGCCGAAGCTTTTAGATCCTCAGACGCTGGCTAA
- a CDS encoding DUF58 domain-containing protein — MPKLLDPQTLAKVQGLRLRAKHIVEGLIAGSHRSPHRGFSIEFAEHRDYAPGDDLRYLDWKVLGRTDKYYIKQFEDETNLICNLVVDVSESMRYRGPDAAMSKLEYAQCLAATIGWLVLQQQDAVGLVTFDDQVRNLVPPNGSPVQLQQVIDVLQTADSKEKTQIGPLLHELSGRLNRRGLVIVMSDFFDEVDSIMAGLKHLKYRKHDIILLHILDPAELDFPFDRPTMFHGLEAFPELLADPISVRKAYRQEIEAFVNDLRSQSLASQMDYAQIRTDQQFDAVLRNFLNHRNARLV, encoded by the coding sequence TTGCCGAAGCTTTTAGATCCTCAGACGCTGGCTAAAGTCCAGGGGCTTCGACTGCGTGCGAAGCACATCGTGGAAGGGTTGATCGCCGGTTCGCATCGCAGTCCCCATCGCGGGTTCTCGATCGAATTCGCCGAACATCGCGACTACGCGCCTGGGGACGACCTGCGCTATCTCGACTGGAAAGTACTTGGCCGAACCGACAAGTACTACATTAAGCAGTTCGAAGACGAGACCAATCTGATTTGCAATCTGGTGGTCGACGTCAGCGAAAGCATGCGCTATCGTGGCCCGGACGCAGCGATGTCGAAGTTGGAATATGCCCAGTGTTTGGCCGCCACGATTGGCTGGCTGGTGCTCCAACAGCAAGACGCCGTCGGGTTAGTTACCTTCGACGATCAAGTCCGTAACCTGGTGCCCCCCAACGGAAGCCCAGTGCAGCTTCAGCAGGTCATCGACGTGTTGCAAACGGCCGACTCGAAGGAGAAAACCCAGATCGGTCCACTTCTGCATGAACTATCCGGCCGCTTGAATCGTCGTGGCTTGGTGATCGTGATGAGCGACTTTTTCGACGAAGTCGACTCGATCATGGCGGGGCTAAAGCATTTAAAGTATCGCAAACACGATATCATCTTGCTGCATATTCTCGATCCCGCAGAATTAGATTTTCCGTTCGATCGACCGACCATGTTTCACGGCCTGGAAGCATTTCCTGAGCTCTTGGCCGATCCTATTTCGGTACGCAAGGCTTACCGCCAAGAGATCGAAGCGTTCGTCAACGATCTTCGCTCGCAGTCCTTGGCAAGCCAAATGGACTATGCCCAAATTCGGACCGACCAACAGTTCGATGCGGTGTTACGAAACTTCCTGAACCATCGTAACGCGCGGCTTGTTTAA
- a CDS encoding BatA domain-containing protein, with protein sequence MNPFVFSSATMLLWGLAALAPILIHLWNRRRYRETDWAAMKFLLAAMKKNRRRIQVEQLLLLLVRCAILLFFAIALADMSCTAGSSLANFGGPGSATHTVLVIDHSYSMAYGEKGQTRLDKAKELARRIVSEADEGDGFTLITMGRTARNVISEPAFDPDDVLREIDQITIDPGVAVADLALAETEGTLRIASRDFPRLRRAQVCLLTDYGATTWESGVSQTNEEMVKKIEEMAIVRAFDLGQPSTTNSAILNVQPLTPYLTPSQPARFRIDVACDNATELSSQVLQMIVDGKLVSQKIVPFVDNQLVSVEMETVFQEAGTHSVEFHLDNDLLDTDNHRYVVVDVKEQLKVLCLADDVPSLKFLKLALDPTDSVQSSVKIDTLSSSSLLDIDLLTYDAVYISNVARFAPDEVAILRSYAKRGGGLVFFLGDHVNAASWNSSLATATQDEAPLIPLTFDGPSARGEYFLDPREYDHAMVQPFRGQQAGGLLTTPVWTYYRVTIPENSPAQTALWFGTGDPAIVTSRYQTETDEDANTLRQLGGKVIMFCLPASTASVDRSVEPPAAWTVFPTWPSFPPLVQESLAQAVSSQLDRKNLQLGDVFEGVVEGDLGANLIEVIRPDGQSSRIEATARDERLFWSFDRTNQVGIYYSKSLSTDSKKIVEFVVNPDSRESDLTRVTIDTLPAGLQPGDHGIDSAGGGQMSALPSAIELFRYALMMVLGLLFLESFLAYRYGAAAR encoded by the coding sequence GTGAACCCTTTCGTCTTTTCCAGTGCGACGATGCTTTTGTGGGGCTTGGCCGCGTTAGCGCCGATTCTCATTCATCTGTGGAATCGTCGTCGCTATCGTGAAACCGATTGGGCCGCCATGAAGTTTCTGCTGGCGGCTATGAAAAAGAACCGTCGTCGGATACAGGTCGAACAACTTCTGCTCCTATTGGTTCGCTGTGCCATCTTGCTCTTCTTTGCCATTGCCCTGGCCGACATGTCGTGCACTGCCGGGTCGAGCCTGGCCAATTTCGGTGGCCCAGGTTCGGCCACGCACACAGTGCTTGTGATCGATCACTCCTACAGCATGGCGTACGGCGAGAAAGGCCAAACGCGGCTCGATAAAGCGAAGGAGCTCGCCCGTCGGATCGTTAGTGAAGCCGATGAAGGAGATGGCTTTACCTTGATCACCATGGGCCGGACCGCCAGAAATGTCATCTCGGAACCCGCATTTGACCCCGATGATGTTCTCCGTGAGATCGACCAAATCACCATCGATCCCGGTGTCGCTGTCGCCGACTTAGCACTCGCTGAAACCGAAGGTACATTGCGAATTGCCTCGCGGGACTTTCCACGTTTACGTCGAGCTCAGGTCTGTCTATTGACCGATTATGGGGCCACGACGTGGGAAAGTGGCGTTTCGCAAACGAATGAGGAAATGGTCAAAAAGATCGAGGAAATGGCGATCGTTCGCGCGTTCGATTTGGGCCAACCCTCCACGACCAACAGTGCAATCCTGAACGTCCAACCGTTGACCCCGTATCTGACACCGTCGCAGCCAGCTCGATTCCGGATTGACGTCGCCTGCGATAATGCGACCGAGTTGTCGAGTCAGGTCCTGCAAATGATCGTTGATGGCAAGTTGGTCTCTCAGAAAATTGTCCCCTTCGTAGACAATCAACTCGTCAGCGTCGAGATGGAAACGGTCTTTCAAGAGGCGGGTACCCACTCGGTCGAGTTTCATTTAGATAACGACCTGCTCGATACCGACAACCATCGTTATGTTGTGGTGGATGTGAAAGAGCAACTAAAAGTTCTATGCCTCGCCGACGATGTCCCTTCGCTCAAGTTCCTTAAATTGGCTCTCGACCCAACCGATTCGGTCCAATCGTCGGTCAAGATCGACACGCTAAGTTCTTCGTCGCTGCTGGACATCGACCTGTTAACCTACGACGCCGTCTACATCTCGAATGTCGCTCGGTTCGCCCCCGACGAGGTCGCGATCTTGCGGAGTTATGCCAAACGTGGCGGGGGTTTGGTCTTCTTTCTAGGTGACCACGTAAACGCCGCTAGTTGGAATAGTTCGCTGGCAACGGCAACCCAAGACGAGGCCCCATTAATTCCGCTGACATTCGATGGACCTTCAGCCCGAGGTGAATATTTTCTCGATCCACGCGAGTACGACCACGCCATGGTTCAGCCATTCCGCGGGCAACAAGCGGGCGGCTTGCTGACAACTCCGGTCTGGACCTACTATCGGGTGACCATTCCAGAGAACTCACCTGCACAAACCGCGTTGTGGTTCGGCACCGGCGACCCCGCAATTGTGACTTCACGTTACCAAACAGAGACCGATGAAGATGCAAATACGTTAAGGCAACTTGGTGGCAAGGTGATTATGTTTTGTCTTCCCGCCAGCACGGCATCTGTGGATCGTAGCGTCGAGCCGCCAGCGGCATGGACCGTCTTTCCCACGTGGCCCAGTTTCCCGCCACTCGTCCAGGAGTCACTCGCTCAAGCGGTATCATCGCAACTCGACCGAAAAAACCTCCAACTCGGTGATGTCTTCGAGGGAGTCGTGGAAGGCGACTTGGGTGCCAACTTGATTGAAGTCATCCGTCCCGATGGTCAATCGAGTCGAATCGAAGCGACAGCCAGGGATGAACGTCTGTTTTGGAGTTTTGACCGCACCAACCAAGTCGGGATTTACTACTCGAAGTCGCTCTCGACCGATTCGAAGAAAATAGTTGAGTTCGTGGTAAATCCTGATTCACGCGAAAGTGATCTTACGCGGGTCACTATCGACACTTTGCCGGCTGGACTTCAACCCGGCGATCATGGCATCGACTCAGCAGGAGGCGGGCAGATGAGTGCGTTGCCTTCGGCGATCGAACTGTTCCGTTACGCATTGATGATGGTGCTTGGTTTGTTGTTCCTCGAAAGCTTCTTGGCCTATCGATATGGAGCAGCCGCACGATGA
- a CDS encoding prenyltransferase: MNALSRRTILKSALSTVGTCGIGSLLSAQDWRGTSRRGSRGLITQDVQTTIDNGLQYLVQRQTMIGNQRGSFGNDGYRANTAVVGLAGLAFMASGSSPNRGPYGANISACVDYLLANTQSGGFVALPNARTHGPMYGHGFATLFLAEVYGMTGNPELRDTLRAAIKLIVDTQNADGGWRYQPVRSEADISVTVCQMMALRAARNAGVFVPNETVDRCISYVTRSQNADGGFSYMLSGGPSAFPRSAAGVVALYSAGMYDGEIIERALRYLEDNLPQESTFRGNNHFFYGQYYAAQAFWQVGTQRWERYYRTIREVLQDRQTAQGFWTDFICPEYGTAMACIVLQLPNNYLPIFQK; this comes from the coding sequence ATGAACGCCCTTTCCCGCAGAACGATCCTCAAATCAGCCCTCTCCACCGTTGGGACTTGCGGCATCGGTTCGCTGTTATCGGCTCAAGATTGGCGTGGAACTTCACGTCGCGGATCGCGTGGTCTCATCACACAGGACGTCCAAACCACGATCGATAACGGCCTTCAGTATCTCGTTCAGCGCCAAACCATGATTGGTAATCAGCGCGGCTCGTTTGGGAACGACGGCTATCGCGCCAACACAGCGGTCGTAGGCTTGGCAGGCCTGGCATTCATGGCTTCCGGCAGTTCCCCCAACCGCGGTCCTTACGGGGCAAACATTTCCGCGTGCGTCGATTACCTGTTAGCCAACACGCAAAGCGGCGGCTTCGTGGCACTTCCCAATGCGCGAACGCACGGCCCCATGTATGGTCATGGCTTTGCCACGTTATTTTTGGCAGAAGTCTACGGCATGACCGGCAATCCGGAACTGCGTGACACACTTCGCGCAGCGATCAAGCTGATTGTTGACACGCAAAACGCTGACGGCGGTTGGAGATATCAGCCGGTACGAAGCGAAGCGGACATCTCCGTTACGGTCTGCCAGATGATGGCCCTCCGGGCGGCTCGCAACGCAGGTGTTTTCGTTCCGAACGAGACCGTCGATCGCTGCATAAGCTATGTCACCCGCAGTCAAAACGCCGATGGCGGATTTAGTTACATGCTAAGTGGTGGCCCGAGTGCCTTCCCGCGCTCGGCCGCCGGAGTGGTCGCCCTGTATAGCGCCGGCATGTACGACGGAGAAATCATCGAGCGAGCACTCCGCTATCTAGAAGACAACTTGCCGCAAGAGAGTACCTTCCGCGGGAACAATCATTTCTTCTACGGCCAGTACTACGCTGCGCAAGCTTTCTGGCAAGTCGGCACGCAGCGTTGGGAACGGTACTACCGGACAATTCGCGAAGTCCTGCAAGATCGCCAAACGGCTCAAGGGTTTTGGACTGATTTCATCTGTCCTGAATATGGCACTGCGATGGCTTGCATCGTGCTTCAGCTTCCTAACAACTATTTGCCAATCTTCCAGAAGTGA
- a CDS encoding NPCBM/NEW2 domain-containing protein — MGQPERIASITDLTSTLEWSNSGEPIDASQVVRFGNPGVIKEDGVISLEDGSYFVAKELKTEGITLHGYNRFWDEMKVPLRPVRGILLRAHLDADETRKSLDRIQSYHGSKDRLRLSNGDYIDGTFRNLTPLYVQFQVGEKSLELDRKRVEEIHFAQPAGPPSPPRQGLWIGLRDGSMFLAQNANLQNERLSLQTRNGIALRSSALENAYAFITYLRPIGTAVRYLSDEKAIGFKYLGFLAPEWDYRNDRNISGGSLKSDGYISQKGLGLHATSRIAYRIGEQDARFRAKIGIDDDTDGAGSVIFKVYVSETGSQWKTVFESPIVRGGDQPLDVDVPVKGMKGLALVVEFADGADVLDHADWLDARFEPE; from the coding sequence ATGGGTCAGCCGGAACGGATCGCGTCGATTACCGATCTAACGAGCACGCTGGAGTGGTCGAACTCGGGAGAGCCGATCGATGCTTCGCAGGTCGTACGTTTCGGCAATCCTGGTGTAATCAAGGAAGATGGTGTGATCTCCCTGGAAGATGGCTCTTACTTCGTAGCGAAAGAACTGAAAACCGAAGGCATTACGCTGCATGGGTACAACCGTTTCTGGGACGAGATGAAAGTCCCCTTGCGTCCTGTCCGCGGAATCTTGTTACGGGCACACCTCGATGCGGACGAAACAAGGAAGTCGCTCGATCGAATCCAAAGTTACCACGGTTCCAAGGACCGCTTGCGATTATCCAACGGCGACTACATCGATGGCACATTCCGCAATTTGACACCGCTGTATGTCCAGTTTCAGGTCGGCGAGAAGTCACTTGAGTTGGATCGTAAACGCGTGGAGGAAATTCATTTCGCCCAGCCAGCGGGACCGCCATCGCCTCCGCGGCAAGGTCTGTGGATCGGTCTACGTGATGGGAGCATGTTTCTCGCTCAAAATGCGAATTTGCAGAATGAACGCCTGTCGCTACAAACACGAAATGGTATCGCGTTGCGTTCGTCTGCGTTGGAGAATGCATACGCATTCATTACCTATCTGCGACCGATTGGTACCGCTGTGCGCTATCTTTCTGATGAAAAGGCGATCGGTTTCAAATACCTGGGTTTCCTTGCCCCAGAATGGGACTATCGAAACGATCGCAACATTAGTGGTGGTTCGCTGAAATCAGATGGCTATATCAGTCAAAAAGGTCTCGGTCTGCACGCGACTTCTCGAATCGCTTACCGTATCGGTGAGCAGGATGCCCGTTTCCGAGCGAAGATTGGTATCGACGACGATACGGATGGGGCTGGCAGTGTCATCTTCAAGGTGTACGTCAGCGAGACCGGTAGCCAGTGGAAGACGGTTTTTGAAAGCCCGATTGTCCGCGGCGGCGATCAACCGCTTGATGTCGATGTTCCAGTTAAGGGAATGAAAGGGCTGGCTTTGGTGGTCGAATTTGCCGACGGTGCCGACGTGCTTGATCATGCCGACTGGCTTGATGCTCGCTTTGAACCAGAGTAG
- a CDS encoding 2,3-bisphosphoglycerate-independent phosphoglycerate mutase produces the protein MDQIDLVRSLKTKNDTKIVMFVGDGLGGLPHEPGGQTELEAAKTPNLDALAAKSVQGASIPVKPGIAPGSGPGHLGLFGYDPLKFLIGRGALEATGIGLPLQPGDVAVRCNFCTIDADGKITDRRAGRIPTEESAPLAESLNAIKIPGVEVIVKPVKEHRFVVIFRGGEGLGGNVHDTDPQATGVLPLDPVGVDDPSKKTAEIAKQFVEAAKKMLKDEKKANCLTMRGFSAKPDIPTYEDVYGLNAAAIAVYPMYKGLASLVGMEILGEPQTLEEEIKVLEENWDKYDFFFIHFKYTDSSGEDGDFDAKVKRTEEFDAQIPRILALNPDVVIVTGDHSTPSFLASHSWHPVPTLLYSNCCRPDGHKTFGENTAITGGLGHFEAQYLMTLAMANAHRLQKYGA, from the coding sequence ATGGACCAAATCGACCTGGTTCGCAGCCTGAAAACCAAGAACGACACCAAGATCGTCATGTTTGTTGGCGACGGCCTGGGTGGGCTGCCGCACGAACCAGGCGGTCAAACGGAACTCGAAGCCGCCAAGACTCCTAACCTCGATGCTTTGGCTGCCAAGAGCGTCCAGGGAGCGAGCATCCCGGTGAAGCCAGGTATCGCTCCTGGTAGTGGGCCGGGGCACCTGGGATTGTTCGGCTACGATCCACTGAAATTCCTTATCGGTCGCGGTGCTTTAGAAGCTACCGGGATTGGCTTGCCGCTCCAGCCGGGCGACGTCGCCGTTCGTTGCAATTTCTGCACCATCGATGCGGACGGCAAGATCACCGATCGCCGTGCTGGTCGAATCCCGACCGAAGAAAGCGCTCCGCTGGCCGAAAGTCTCAACGCGATCAAGATTCCTGGCGTGGAAGTGATCGTCAAGCCGGTGAAGGAACATCGCTTTGTTGTGATCTTCCGGGGCGGCGAAGGCCTGGGCGGTAATGTGCACGATACCGATCCTCAAGCGACGGGTGTTCTGCCGCTTGATCCCGTCGGTGTCGACGATCCGAGCAAGAAGACGGCAGAGATTGCCAAGCAATTTGTCGAAGCTGCCAAGAAAATGCTTAAGGACGAGAAGAAAGCAAACTGTCTGACGATGCGTGGCTTCTCGGCCAAACCAGATATTCCGACCTATGAAGACGTGTACGGCTTGAATGCTGCTGCGATCGCCGTTTACCCAATGTACAAGGGGTTGGCGAGCCTGGTTGGAATGGAAATTCTAGGCGAACCGCAAACCTTGGAAGAGGAGATCAAGGTCCTGGAAGAGAACTGGGACAAGTACGACTTCTTCTTCATCCACTTCAAGTACACGGACTCGAGTGGCGAAGATGGTGATTTTGACGCCAAGGTCAAGCGAACCGAAGAGTTCGACGCACAAATCCCACGCATCCTGGCACTGAATCCGGATGTTGTGATTGTGACCGGTGACCATAGCACGCCATCGTTCCTGGCGAGTCACAGTTGGCATCCAGTTCCTACTTTGCTGTACTCGAACTGCTGCCGCCCAGACGGTCATAAGACCTTCGGCGAGAACACCGCCATCACTGGTGGCCTAGGTCACTTCGAGGCCCAATACCTGATGACGCTGGCCATGGCCAACGCTCATCGATTGCAGAAGTACGGGGCGTAA
- a CDS encoding metal-dependent hydrolase: MALQLIWHGHGTWSLHTADHKILIDPFFSSNPMADTTADQIEADTILLTHGHGDHVGANEDGTLDVVEIAKRTGAQVITMVETATWLSGKGVENATGMNLGGTLKLPFGSVRMTLALHSNGLPDGTYGGPPAGFVVEAAGRKIYFAGDTSLFSDMKLIGELGLDAAVLPIGDFYTMGPEDSIRAVKLLQPTHIIPGHYNTWPVIAQDIEEWTSKVRHETNATPHVPKPGQPLSLS; this comes from the coding sequence ATGGCACTGCAACTCATTTGGCACGGACATGGAACCTGGTCGCTGCATACGGCCGATCACAAGATCTTGATCGACCCGTTTTTCTCCAGCAATCCGATGGCGGATACGACGGCTGACCAGATTGAAGCCGACACCATTTTGCTCACCCATGGCCATGGCGACCATGTCGGAGCCAACGAAGATGGAACACTCGATGTCGTCGAGATAGCCAAACGAACAGGAGCCCAGGTAATCACCATGGTCGAGACAGCGACGTGGCTGTCCGGCAAGGGGGTCGAAAATGCGACCGGCATGAATCTGGGCGGAACGCTTAAATTACCGTTCGGCTCGGTGCGGATGACCTTAGCCCTGCATAGCAACGGACTTCCCGACGGAACCTACGGTGGTCCGCCGGCCGGATTTGTCGTTGAAGCTGCTGGTCGCAAAATTTACTTCGCAGGAGACACCTCATTGTTCTCCGACATGAAATTGATCGGTGAACTAGGACTCGACGCTGCAGTTCTTCCAATCGGCGACTTTTACACGATGGGACCGGAAGATTCGATCCGCGCAGTGAAGTTGCTACAGCCAACACACATCATCCCGGGCCATTACAACACTTGGCCGGTGATTGCTCAGGACATCGAAGAGTGGACCAGCAAAGTTCGTCATGAAACGAACGCGACGCCACACGTCCCCAAGCCAGGACAACCGCTTTCGCTAAGCTAG
- the lpxB gene encoding lipid-A-disaccharide synthase has product MEIFFSVGEPSGDLHGANLIRALKSRRPDIRCVGYGGPKMAEAGCQLHEDLTRWAIMWFLRVFLNLHNFIGLMLRANRYFRDHKPDAVVLIDYPGFNWWIAARAKANGIPVFYYGTPQIWAWAGWRIGKMRRLIDHALCKLPFEEGWYRERGVNATYVGHPYFDELENQHLDTDFLRQQTENTAPLVTLLPGSRSQEVTSNLPVFLETARKIQNEVPGVRFAIAAFNDRHAALAFEHVLASGVEAEVHVDLTPELIHSATCCLACSGSVSLELLYHEKPAVIHYRISRIANWVQSKFRKVKYITLVNLLSRDDLFYEDGYYTYDPDAPGADEVVYPEYLTYRNRSDDMARRIAGWLKEPSSTRCMVQQLRTLKDRVVGQGASSRGAEYILSHMEEARRAKSNPSKAA; this is encoded by the coding sequence ATGGAGATATTTTTCAGCGTCGGCGAACCAAGCGGCGATTTACACGGCGCGAACTTGATTCGCGCGCTTAAATCGCGCCGACCAGACATCCGATGCGTTGGCTACGGCGGGCCGAAGATGGCCGAAGCGGGTTGCCAACTGCACGAAGACCTTACGCGCTGGGCCATTATGTGGTTCCTGCGTGTATTCTTGAACTTACACAACTTTATTGGCTTGATGTTGCGAGCCAATCGTTACTTCCGCGACCACAAGCCGGACGCGGTTGTGTTGATCGACTATCCCGGTTTCAACTGGTGGATTGCTGCCAGAGCCAAGGCGAACGGAATTCCGGTGTTCTATTACGGGACGCCCCAAATCTGGGCTTGGGCCGGCTGGCGAATCGGCAAGATGCGACGGTTGATCGATCACGCTCTTTGCAAGCTACCCTTCGAAGAAGGTTGGTATCGTGAACGTGGTGTGAATGCAACGTACGTCGGACATCCTTACTTCGATGAACTTGAGAATCAGCATCTCGATACGGACTTCTTGCGACAACAAACGGAAAACACGGCACCTTTGGTGACGCTACTCCCTGGGTCGCGAAGTCAGGAAGTAACCTCGAACTTGCCCGTGTTTCTCGAGACTGCTCGCAAGATTCAGAATGAGGTCCCAGGCGTCCGGTTCGCAATTGCCGCGTTCAACGATCGCCATGCCGCACTCGCTTTCGAGCATGTGCTGGCCAGCGGTGTGGAAGCGGAGGTCCATGTCGATCTGACGCCAGAACTGATTCACAGCGCTACATGCTGCCTGGCCTGTAGCGGCTCGGTTTCGCTCGAGCTGTTGTATCACGAGAAGCCGGCGGTGATTCACTATCGCATCAGTCGAATCGCCAATTGGGTACAAAGCAAATTTCGTAAGGTGAAATACATTACGCTGGTGAATTTGCTTTCACGTGATGACCTGTTCTACGAGGACGGTTATTACACCTACGATCCAGACGCCCCAGGTGCAGACGAAGTCGTTTACCCTGAGTACCTCACGTATCGCAATCGTAGCGACGACATGGCACGGCGAATTGCCGGTTGGTTGAAAGAACCTTCTTCGACCCGGTGCATGGTTCAACAACTACGCACTTTAAAGGATCGCGTGGTTGGCCAAGGGGCGTCCAGCCGCGGTGCCGAGTATATTCTCTCGCATATGGAAGAAGCTCGGCGTGCGAAGTCGAATCCATCGAAAGCGGCCTAA
- a CDS encoding DUF420 domain-containing protein yields MNAMTLIAQNAGFLPTRGSIMIDFVFLAMFGIILILGTSIYLVRYRRMFEVHKWIQVVTGVVLLLAVLAFEIDMRFFTDWQALAEPSSYGMGTVKGLLYFHLLFAIPTPLLWIFVIWHGLAKFPNPAAPSPYSNTHIFWARLAAIGMLLTAVTGWVFYYAAFVA; encoded by the coding sequence ATGAACGCAATGACTCTGATAGCTCAAAACGCCGGATTTCTGCCAACTCGCGGGTCGATCATGATCGATTTCGTCTTCTTGGCCATGTTCGGAATCATTCTGATTCTAGGCACCAGCATTTACCTGGTTCGTTACCGCCGAATGTTTGAAGTCCACAAATGGATCCAAGTCGTCACCGGGGTCGTGCTACTATTGGCAGTTCTGGCCTTTGAAATCGACATGCGATTCTTCACCGACTGGCAAGCCTTGGCCGAGCCGTCCAGCTACGGGATGGGAACGGTCAAGGGACTACTTTACTTCCATCTCTTGTTCGCTATCCCGACGCCGCTGCTTTGGATCTTTGTCATCTGGCATGGACTCGCCAAGTTTCCCAATCCAGCTGCCCCCAGCCCCTATAGCAACACTCACATCTTCTGGGCTCGCCTGGCCGCGATCGGCATGCTACTGACTGCGGTCACTGGCTGGGTGTTTTACTACGCCGCGTTTGTTGCGTAA